One Desmodus rotundus isolate HL8 chromosome 4, HLdesRot8A.1, whole genome shotgun sequence DNA segment encodes these proteins:
- the LOC128780691 gene encoding beta-casein isoform X1: MRVLILACLAALALATEEELSVSRATVESLPNTEQKPEKFENDKEHQRQDEHQDQFQSLVQPQPFVYPFAGLNPYTALPQNVLPLAQPAVVLPVFQPEVIQGPNTKATVFPKRHVMPFLQSPVVPFFQRQVQNLPQLSLPLLQPLMHQVSQPLLQTARLPTQPLLSLSQPKALPLSQQVITYPQRDMPIPALVLYQEPLLDPTQGSYPVTQPTATVYNLQQV; this comes from the exons gAAGAACTCAGTGTATCCAGAGCG ACTGTAGAAAGCCTTCCAAACACAGAG CAGAAACCCGAGAAGTTTGAAAATGACAAAGAGCATCAAAGACAG gaTGAACACCAGGACCAATTCCAGTCCCTTGTCCAGCCACAGCCTTTTGTCTATCCTTTTGCTGGGCTCAACCCTTACACTGCCCTTCCACAAAATGTCCTGCCTCTTGCTCAGCctgctgtggtgctgcctgtctTTCAGCCTGAAGTGATTCAAGGCCCCAATACTAAGGCAACCGTCTTTCCTAAGCGCCATGTGATGCCATTTCTTCAGTCTCCAGTGGTGCCATTTTTCCAACGCCAAGTCCAAAATCTCCCACAGCTTTCTCTGCCTCTGCTCCAGCCCTTGATGCACCAGGTCTCCCAGCCTCTTCTTCAGACTGCCAGGCTTCCTACTCAGCCCCTCCTGTCCCTTTCTCAGCCCAAAGCCCTGCCTCTTTCCCAGCAAGTGATCACCTACCCCCAGAGAGATATGCCCATCCCAGCCCTTGTGCTTTACCAAGAGCCTCTGCTTGACCCTACCCAGGGGTCCTACCCTGTGACTCAACCTACTGCCACAGTTTACAATTTACAACAA gtttaa
- the LOC128780691 gene encoding beta-casein isoform X2 → MRVLILACLAALALATEEELSVSRATVESLPNTEKPEKFENDKEHQRQDEHQDQFQSLVQPQPFVYPFAGLNPYTALPQNVLPLAQPAVVLPVFQPEVIQGPNTKATVFPKRHVMPFLQSPVVPFFQRQVQNLPQLSLPLLQPLMHQVSQPLLQTARLPTQPLLSLSQPKALPLSQQVITYPQRDMPIPALVLYQEPLLDPTQGSYPVTQPTATVYNLQQV, encoded by the exons gAAGAACTCAGTGTATCCAGAGCG ACTGTAGAAAGCCTTCCAAACACAGAG AAACCCGAGAAGTTTGAAAATGACAAAGAGCATCAAAGACAG gaTGAACACCAGGACCAATTCCAGTCCCTTGTCCAGCCACAGCCTTTTGTCTATCCTTTTGCTGGGCTCAACCCTTACACTGCCCTTCCACAAAATGTCCTGCCTCTTGCTCAGCctgctgtggtgctgcctgtctTTCAGCCTGAAGTGATTCAAGGCCCCAATACTAAGGCAACCGTCTTTCCTAAGCGCCATGTGATGCCATTTCTTCAGTCTCCAGTGGTGCCATTTTTCCAACGCCAAGTCCAAAATCTCCCACAGCTTTCTCTGCCTCTGCTCCAGCCCTTGATGCACCAGGTCTCCCAGCCTCTTCTTCAGACTGCCAGGCTTCCTACTCAGCCCCTCCTGTCCCTTTCTCAGCCCAAAGCCCTGCCTCTTTCCCAGCAAGTGATCACCTACCCCCAGAGAGATATGCCCATCCCAGCCCTTGTGCTTTACCAAGAGCCTCTGCTTGACCCTACCCAGGGGTCCTACCCTGTGACTCAACCTACTGCCACAGTTTACAATTTACAACAA gtttaa